In Streptomyces sp. NBC_00704, a genomic segment contains:
- a CDS encoding DUF4246 domain-containing protein, whose amino-acid sequence MTDLSPFPLPFQSSRCTAFATPRTLRELHMMQCSSLIRSKPDWFNKMNDTDIVARWTREALSQGLSEAQVRYVLDELRHYASLRDERTGIEASAVDGVWHSDTLVDDELRSRLRKAVEVLEQVPASEQDWHPGSDGQVLDLVHPSLFCLVREASKAPERAWQNPTNQYSRYEFSERFQWLPTDVDVDSDGEVAFRSYVNNVHPENHGELASVLPQLFGRLLPLFENVLTDLRHPRPLRIQADPYGWYDSEPEYPDKASYSDAEAYAEALSAWETAQDDWWENRRPVVPDAPVFTSPEVPDGSSRVDLGGRGLQIIVKLATIHLTPEKPEYSGGSWHVEGMLNERIVSTGIYYWDSENITESRLSFRTALDDPEYAQNDDNGLREVYGLENEDALNQVLGSTATPAGRCLAFPNVLQHRVGSFRLADPTRPGHRKILAFFLVDPSERIVSTSDVPPQQPWSPTSTMTLDQAKAYREELMQERKYFVGEHNEQLYEREFSLCEH is encoded by the coding sequence TTGACCGACCTGTCTCCATTCCCGCTGCCCTTTCAATCCTCTCGCTGCACAGCGTTCGCCACGCCCCGAACGCTGCGGGAACTCCACATGATGCAGTGCAGCTCGCTGATTCGGTCGAAGCCGGATTGGTTCAACAAAATGAACGACACCGACATCGTGGCCAGATGGACGCGAGAAGCGCTCTCCCAGGGCCTCAGCGAAGCGCAAGTCCGCTATGTGTTGGACGAACTCCGACACTACGCCTCTCTACGGGATGAACGAACCGGCATCGAGGCCTCCGCCGTCGACGGGGTGTGGCATTCGGACACCCTCGTCGACGACGAGCTGAGGTCCCGGCTCCGCAAGGCGGTCGAGGTTCTGGAGCAGGTTCCCGCGTCGGAACAGGACTGGCACCCGGGGTCTGACGGCCAGGTGCTGGACCTGGTTCATCCCTCGCTGTTCTGCCTGGTGAGAGAAGCGAGCAAGGCGCCCGAGCGGGCTTGGCAGAACCCCACGAACCAGTACTCCCGGTACGAGTTCTCGGAGAGGTTCCAGTGGCTGCCCACGGACGTGGACGTCGACTCGGACGGTGAAGTCGCCTTCCGCTCCTACGTCAACAACGTGCACCCCGAAAATCATGGTGAACTGGCGTCGGTGCTGCCGCAATTGTTCGGGCGCTTGCTCCCGCTTTTCGAGAACGTGCTCACCGATCTGCGTCATCCGCGGCCCCTGCGGATCCAGGCCGACCCCTACGGGTGGTACGACTCGGAGCCGGAGTATCCGGACAAGGCCTCCTACAGTGACGCCGAGGCCTATGCGGAAGCGCTCAGCGCATGGGAAACGGCCCAGGACGACTGGTGGGAGAACCGACGTCCGGTCGTCCCGGACGCCCCGGTCTTCACCTCGCCCGAGGTTCCCGACGGCTCCTCCCGCGTCGACCTGGGCGGCCGCGGCCTCCAGATCATCGTCAAACTCGCCACCATTCACCTCACTCCGGAAAAGCCCGAGTACTCCGGCGGTTCCTGGCATGTCGAGGGGATGTTGAACGAGCGGATCGTCTCCACGGGCATTTACTACTGGGACAGCGAGAACATCACGGAAAGCCGGCTGAGTTTCCGGACGGCGCTCGACGATCCGGAATACGCCCAGAACGACGACAACGGTCTGCGCGAGGTCTACGGGCTCGAGAACGAAGACGCGCTGAATCAGGTTCTGGGCTCGACAGCCACACCAGCGGGCCGTTGCCTTGCCTTCCCGAACGTCTTGCAGCACCGCGTCGGCTCATTCCGCCTCGCCGACCCGACCCGCCCCGGACACCGAAAAATCCTGGCCTTCTTCCTGGTCGACCCGTCGGAGAGAATCGTCTCCACGTCCGACGTGCCGCCCCAACAACCCTGGTCCCCCACATCGACCATGACGCTCGACCAGGCCAAGGCCTATCGCGAAGAACTCATGCAGGAGCGCAAGTACTTCGTCGGCGAACACAACGAGCAGCTCTATGAACGGGAGTTCTCGCTCTGCGAGCACTGA
- a CDS encoding SCO6745 family protein, producing MQILDCIAAVARPLHDFGDEFMSDETTAAVGLRAGFPAGRGFYCRGRFGVLGEAPVPVVQAVQGFLGPDLITAGWLAGRPVMPAEEAAACYAEAVREWGRAHIPPDADVEHFNRLAQQLIDAADADALPLFAGWRAQPCPADDPVGAAMQRVHVLREHRGSCHLAAVRLSGLSARDAMIINLGAEQAGRYGWPEPRPVAAPLVPRRRRAEHLTDALQAPLYASLTGRQRAEFASLVAELTDS from the coding sequence ATGCAAATCCTCGACTGCATCGCCGCCGTCGCCCGGCCCCTGCACGACTTCGGCGACGAGTTCATGTCCGACGAGACGACCGCGGCCGTGGGCCTGCGGGCCGGCTTCCCCGCAGGCCGCGGCTTCTACTGCCGCGGCCGGTTCGGGGTGCTCGGCGAGGCGCCGGTCCCGGTGGTCCAGGCAGTGCAGGGCTTTCTCGGCCCTGACCTGATCACAGCGGGCTGGCTGGCGGGGCGGCCCGTGATGCCGGCGGAGGAGGCCGCCGCCTGCTATGCGGAAGCCGTCCGCGAGTGGGGACGCGCCCACATTCCCCCCGACGCCGACGTGGAGCACTTCAACCGCCTGGCGCAGCAACTGATCGACGCCGCCGACGCCGACGCGCTGCCGCTGTTCGCGGGCTGGAGGGCGCAGCCCTGCCCCGCCGACGACCCGGTCGGTGCGGCCATGCAGCGCGTCCACGTCCTGCGGGAACACCGTGGTTCCTGCCATCTGGCGGCGGTGCGCCTGAGCGGACTGAGCGCCCGTGACGCCATGATCATCAATCTCGGCGCCGAGCAGGCGGGCCGCTACGGCTGGCCGGAGCCGCGCCCCGTCGCCGCACCGCTGGTCCCCCGACGGAGACGAGCTGAGCACCTCACCGACGCGTTGCAGGCCCCGCTCTACGCCTCGCTGACCGGCCGCCAACGCGCCGAATTCGCCAGCCTCGTCGCCGAGTTGACCGACTCATGA
- a CDS encoding LysR family transcriptional regulator has translation MLDVRRLHMLRTVAGRGSIAAAAQSLALSAGAVSQQLAALRREVGVDLLRPDGRTVALTEAGRTLLLHADRILAAVQEAESAVAAVKGTVGATATLAALPSTVARIVAPALTALEAEHPQLTVTCLVTDQAQLRELTLGAVDVVLGQRYHHLPDATPQGIELCPLLDDPLLVVTAADRTDGRPVPLRELATHSLAVPPPSTECGQAVQQACRQAGFTPVARYVTADIAAQLTLVRTGLATALVPRTAIDPDTPGIRTAPIADRPILRLLYAATRRTESTDPTTAAVVAALRAATRDDRAPRLPPVRGGR, from the coding sequence ATGTTGGACGTCCGCCGCCTGCACATGCTCAGGACCGTCGCCGGCCGGGGCTCCATCGCCGCGGCCGCCCAGTCGTTGGCGCTGTCCGCCGGCGCCGTGTCCCAGCAACTGGCCGCGCTGCGCCGGGAGGTGGGAGTGGACCTGCTGCGCCCCGACGGGCGAACCGTGGCCCTGACGGAAGCCGGCCGGACGCTCCTCCTGCACGCCGACCGGATCCTCGCCGCCGTGCAGGAGGCCGAGAGCGCCGTCGCGGCGGTCAAGGGAACGGTCGGCGCCACCGCCACCCTCGCCGCACTGCCGTCTACCGTGGCCCGGATCGTGGCCCCCGCCCTGACCGCGCTGGAAGCGGAGCACCCGCAGCTCACCGTGACCTGCCTCGTCACCGACCAGGCGCAACTGCGCGAACTCACGCTCGGCGCGGTCGACGTGGTGCTGGGCCAGCGCTACCATCACCTGCCCGATGCCACACCTCAGGGCATCGAGCTGTGCCCGCTGCTCGACGATCCGCTGCTCGTCGTCACGGCCGCCGACCGGACGGACGGGCGGCCCGTCCCCTTGAGGGAACTGGCGACGCACAGCCTCGCCGTCCCGCCCCCGTCCACCGAGTGCGGCCAGGCCGTCCAACAAGCCTGCCGGCAGGCCGGGTTCACTCCAGTGGCCCGCTACGTCACCGCCGACATCGCCGCCCAGCTCACCCTCGTCCGGACCGGCCTGGCCACCGCGCTCGTGCCCCGGACCGCCATCGACCCGGACACGCCCGGAATCCGTACCGCGCCCATCGCGGACCGCCCGATCCTGCGCCTGCTGTACGCCGCGACGCGCCGCACCGAGAGCACGGACCCGACGACCGCGGCCGTCGTAGCAGCACTGCGGGCAGCGACACGGGACGACCGCGCCCCGCGCCTTCCGCCGGTCCGGGGAGGCCGGTAA
- a CDS encoding dihydrofolate reductase family protein — translation MRKLAFAMNASLDGYVAAPGDDLGWSVLSDELFQWWSDRVDATGLALYGRKLWETMCSHWPVADKQPDATPAAIEYAGRWRDMPKVVFSSTTGAVDWNARLVTGDAVTEITRLKAGDGGPMDIGGATLAAAAMRAGLIDEYAVVTHPVLVGGGTPFFTALDDWVNLTLVETRTFPGGVTLTRYETRR, via the coding sequence ATGCGGAAACTGGCCTTTGCCATGAACGCGAGCCTGGACGGCTACGTCGCCGCGCCGGGCGACGACCTCGGCTGGAGCGTGCTGAGCGACGAGCTGTTCCAGTGGTGGTCGGACCGGGTGGACGCGACGGGCCTGGCGCTCTACGGGCGCAAGCTGTGGGAGACGATGTGCTCCCACTGGCCGGTCGCCGACAAGCAGCCGGACGCCACACCGGCGGCGATCGAGTACGCCGGCCGCTGGCGGGACATGCCGAAGGTGGTGTTCTCCTCCACTACCGGCGCGGTCGACTGGAACGCCCGTCTGGTCACCGGTGACGCGGTCACCGAGATCACCAGGCTCAAGGCCGGCGACGGCGGTCCCATGGACATCGGCGGTGCCACACTCGCGGCGGCGGCCATGCGGGCCGGGCTGATCGACGAGTACGCGGTCGTCACCCATCCGGTACTGGTGGGCGGCGGCACGCCGTTCTTCACGGCCCTGGACGACTGGGTGAACCTGACCCTGGTGGAGACCCGGACGTTCCCCGGCGGCGTGACCCTGACCAGGTACGAGACCAGACGCTGA
- a CDS encoding NIPSNAP family protein: protein MITVHLKYEIDPDKLEDFEEYGRRWVRLVNRFGGTHHGYFLPSEGDSDIAYALFSFPGLAAYERYRTDSMSDPECQEAFELARETRCIRRYERRFLRPLDDGVGVSPA, encoded by the coding sequence GTGATCACTGTCCATCTGAAGTACGAGATCGACCCCGACAAGCTCGAGGACTTCGAGGAGTACGGTCGCCGCTGGGTCCGGCTCGTCAACCGCTTCGGCGGGACGCACCACGGCTACTTCCTGCCGAGCGAGGGCGACAGCGACATCGCCTACGCCCTGTTCTCCTTTCCCGGCCTGGCCGCGTACGAGCGCTACCGCACGGACAGCATGTCCGACCCGGAGTGCCAGGAAGCGTTCGAACTGGCCCGTGAGACCCGCTGCATCCGGCGGTACGAGCGCCGCTTCCTGCGACCGCTCGACGACGGCGTGGGGGTGTCACCGGCGTGA
- a CDS encoding MFS transporter, which yields MRARPGLRRPGAAAATGLTDTARRIIRLNYGFQLLFNLLWWMPVFYAYQKEAGLSDGQIFGIQSIYYVAFCLLEIPTGLIADRIGTRNCLRAGAVVMTAANLAPVFSASYTGFLLHFLAIAAGRSLTSGAASAYLYDGLRAQRCDEHYLRAEGTARALGLAAKVVCWPLVGPLMALAHPAPYVLSAASAAGSLVCAVLLPRLAGTKPGAEAADGTGGQSGGGRRGGAFLRDAGTALRCVASSPWLALVMVQGVAVFTLSRICQVNLFQPILLDHGIGEASHGGVLAAMTVAEAVASARPQWLSRRLPPVAWVSVLSLALAGTLAAMTLGGPWVVVALLCLFAAATGFAFPIQRKLVNDAVPAHAPRATLLSVESIVDRAVCALAAIAAGAYLSAGRLDALLWHSALATAVLLGAFQLLLRSGAVAREDRDGAGASATTQDGAPGLTDPVDAGRKETLEPDGGSRRPRT from the coding sequence GTGAGGGCGCGCCCCGGCCTCCGGCGCCCCGGCGCCGCAGCGGCCACCGGCCTGACCGACACCGCCCGCCGGATCATCCGGCTCAACTACGGCTTCCAGCTGCTGTTCAACCTGCTGTGGTGGATGCCGGTGTTCTACGCCTACCAGAAGGAGGCCGGCCTCTCGGACGGACAGATCTTCGGCATCCAGAGCATCTACTACGTGGCCTTCTGCCTGCTGGAGATCCCGACCGGGCTGATCGCCGACCGGATCGGCACCCGCAACTGCCTGCGGGCCGGCGCCGTGGTGATGACGGCCGCGAACCTGGCCCCGGTCTTCAGCGCCTCCTACACGGGGTTCCTCCTCCACTTCCTGGCCATCGCCGCCGGCCGGTCGCTCACCTCGGGCGCGGCGAGCGCCTACCTGTACGACGGGCTGCGGGCGCAACGGTGCGACGAGCACTACCTGCGGGCGGAGGGCACCGCGCGGGCGCTGGGGCTGGCCGCGAAGGTGGTGTGCTGGCCGCTGGTCGGTCCGCTGATGGCCCTCGCGCACCCGGCGCCGTACGTGCTCAGCGCCGCCAGTGCGGCGGGCTCCCTCGTCTGCGCCGTGCTGCTGCCCCGGCTCGCCGGAACGAAGCCCGGGGCCGAAGCCGCAGACGGGACGGGCGGCCAGTCCGGCGGGGGCCGCCGCGGCGGCGCCTTCCTGCGGGACGCGGGGACCGCGCTGCGCTGCGTCGCCTCCTCGCCGTGGCTGGCCCTGGTGATGGTGCAGGGCGTGGCGGTCTTCACGCTGTCGCGCATCTGCCAGGTCAACCTGTTCCAGCCGATCCTGCTGGACCACGGCATCGGCGAGGCCTCGCACGGCGGGGTGCTGGCCGCGATGACCGTGGCGGAGGCGGTGGCGTCCGCACGGCCCCAATGGCTCAGCCGCAGACTGCCGCCGGTCGCCTGGGTGTCCGTCCTCAGTCTCGCGCTGGCGGGCACCCTCGCGGCCATGACCCTGGGCGGGCCATGGGTCGTCGTCGCCCTGCTGTGCCTGTTCGCCGCCGCCACCGGGTTCGCGTTCCCGATCCAGCGCAAACTGGTCAACGACGCGGTCCCCGCGCACGCACCGCGGGCCACCCTGCTGTCGGTGGAGAGCATCGTGGACCGCGCCGTGTGCGCCCTGGCCGCGATCGCCGCGGGCGCCTATCTGTCCGCCGGACGCCTGGACGCCCTGCTGTGGCACAGCGCCCTGGCCACGGCGGTGCTGCTCGGGGCCTTCCAACTGCTGCTGCGCAGCGGGGCGGTGGCCCGCGAGGACCGGGACGGCGCCGGTGCGTCGGCGACGACGCAGGACGGTGCGCCCGGCCTGACGGACCCGGTCGACGCCGGCCGCAAGGAGACCCTCGAACCGGACGGGGGCTCGCGGCGACCGCGGACGTGA
- a CDS encoding PEP/pyruvate-binding domain-containing protein has translation MTAHLDTGAAAPAAPATDRTVVGENLSLPLFRTLSGVLAGHPYLKVVVDRAENTWHLLDTGAHPFHVNYVATRVLGMDLAALDAELDAFNASVYTDPGRRFLLGVLSLHTERATGRERPFLVLETTEADTMNGELLTYFYEFVRSRVDSGLPLLLKPANHGQEEELSAISEQRVPRILSHELFGSRERTPLNPGEATGRLRFFRTADEYRAAETGLGWADIVAMPCLPDDVPRVAGFVNTAPITPLSHTNVLASGWGIPNAIVRDLEQLVDKDGLDGAWVRYRVGEDDISLERLDHEPDLRAPAWHQQRIRLEPPLLEDAPVLSLHRLRGADRDRYGTKAANLGELHHVLDSRTVDLTSYYGRPRPPRENLYGHLAARLGLSDPTPAQLRARAAEFVAESVGAPEGVALPFALQQRFLASSPAIQQGIGKLKMALELDAGDVLDSLCLHLQHLIRHTPVPESVTRRIEQAFPASTTPRGRLVVRSSSNAEDLPGFSAAGVYDSVTTVHGTAELLDAVRQVWASLVSPRSVRLRHQVGISLDDTYMGVIIQEYVPASLGGVLVTCDPTRREDFRNVYLNCSPGSPEQVVDGTVLPQQYLYNTVEGGGRTVALGSWGEGLSAAVRARLADLSLTGRLLQSHFSADDVDRPLDIEWLMTGQGDFRLVQIRPYAL, from the coding sequence ATGACCGCCCACCTGGACACCGGGGCCGCCGCGCCCGCCGCGCCCGCCACGGACCGCACGGTCGTCGGCGAGAACCTCTCCCTGCCGCTCTTCCGGACGCTGTCGGGAGTCCTGGCGGGTCACCCTTACCTCAAGGTCGTCGTCGACCGCGCGGAGAACACCTGGCACCTGCTCGACACCGGTGCGCACCCCTTCCACGTCAACTACGTCGCCACCCGGGTGCTGGGCATGGACCTGGCCGCGCTGGACGCGGAGCTGGACGCGTTCAACGCCTCCGTCTACACCGACCCCGGACGCCGGTTCCTGCTCGGCGTGCTGTCCCTGCACACCGAGCGGGCGACGGGCAGGGAGCGGCCCTTCCTCGTCCTGGAGACGACCGAGGCCGACACGATGAACGGCGAACTGCTCACGTACTTCTACGAGTTCGTGCGCTCCCGCGTCGACAGCGGGCTGCCGCTGCTGCTCAAGCCCGCCAACCACGGGCAGGAGGAGGAACTGTCGGCGATCAGCGAACAGCGCGTGCCGCGCATCCTGAGCCACGAACTGTTCGGTTCCCGGGAGCGCACACCGCTGAACCCCGGCGAGGCCACCGGGCGGCTGCGGTTCTTCCGGACGGCCGACGAGTACAGGGCGGCGGAGACCGGTCTGGGCTGGGCGGACATCGTGGCCATGCCCTGCCTGCCCGACGACGTCCCGCGCGTCGCGGGATTCGTCAACACCGCGCCGATCACGCCGCTTTCGCACACCAACGTCCTCGCCTCCGGCTGGGGCATTCCCAACGCGATCGTCCGCGACCTGGAGCAGCTCGTCGACAAGGACGGCCTCGACGGCGCGTGGGTGCGCTACCGGGTCGGCGAGGACGACATATCCCTGGAGCGCCTCGACCACGAGCCCGACCTGCGCGCTCCGGCCTGGCACCAGCAGCGCATACGCCTCGAACCCCCGCTGCTCGAGGACGCCCCCGTACTGTCCCTGCACCGGCTGCGCGGCGCCGACCGCGACCGCTACGGCACGAAGGCGGCCAACCTCGGCGAGCTGCACCACGTCCTCGACAGCCGCACGGTGGACCTGACCTCCTACTACGGCCGGCCCCGCCCGCCGCGCGAGAACCTCTACGGCCACCTCGCCGCCCGCCTCGGCCTCAGCGACCCCACCCCCGCACAACTGCGAGCCAGGGCAGCCGAGTTCGTCGCCGAGTCCGTCGGCGCCCCGGAAGGAGTCGCCCTCCCCTTCGCACTCCAGCAGCGGTTCCTCGCCTCCTCCCCCGCGATCCAGCAGGGCATCGGCAAGCTGAAGATGGCGCTCGAACTCGACGCCGGCGACGTCCTGGACTCGCTGTGCCTGCACCTTCAGCACCTGATCCGGCACACCCCCGTCCCCGAGTCGGTCACCCGCCGGATCGAGCAGGCCTTCCCCGCCTCGACGACCCCACGCGGACGGCTGGTGGTGCGCTCCTCCTCCAACGCCGAGGACCTCCCCGGGTTCTCCGCGGCGGGCGTCTACGACTCCGTCACCACCGTCCACGGCACGGCCGAACTCCTCGACGCCGTACGCCAGGTGTGGGCCTCCCTCGTGTCACCGCGCAGCGTGCGGCTGCGCCACCAGGTCGGCATATCGCTCGACGACACCTACATGGGCGTGATCATCCAGGAGTACGTGCCCGCCTCCCTGGGAGGCGTCCTCGTGACGTGCGACCCGACCCGCCGGGAGGACTTCCGCAACGTCTACCTCAACTGCTCCCCGGGCTCGCCCGAGCAGGTGGTCGACGGGACGGTGCTGCCTCAGCAGTACCTGTACAACACCGTGGAGGGCGGCGGGCGCACCGTCGCGCTGGGGTCATGGGGCGAGGGGCTGTCCGCCGCCGTCCGCGCCCGGCTCGCCGACCTGTCGCTGACCGGACGGCTCCTTCAGTCCCACTTCAGCGCGGACGACGTCGACCGGCCCCTCGACATCGAGTGGCTGATGACCGGACAGGGCGACTTCCGGCTGGTCCAGATCCGCCCCTACGCGCTGTGA
- a CDS encoding ATP-grasp domain-containing protein → MSTVLLVHAKGGPPLGHVLSRTAARADVHLLALSALPPSVAGTARRLCASVTTPDDASRRDLVSLIVSHAQEAGADAVITFSEYAVVAVAEACEKLGLRGAGPAAALARDKRLMRGAWERAGLPQPAFRSVVTEADLRAAVDSLSCPLLLKAAWSAGSTAHQIIASPDEASAAWARSRQVMADSARLGYAELHVAEADADFVVEEIVTGTAADWFDEPGWGDYLSVEGVVADGVFHPVCLSGRMPTVEPFTERAGITPAPLSPDAQDRVVDLARRAVDALGLRDCGTHTEIKLGPDGSMWLIETAARFGGAMTVPQIEDVFALDLVGMLVDRLLGRPVDWPEQALAPERARGAAGSLVVLAVDGRGEAWQDRRIWDFPAVASGVPLSPGGELSVVAESSLPDGSVVPVYDPAAGANTMAALCLLSAADPRTVLRDFETLVDALPRVLPAARPEEVSA, encoded by the coding sequence GTGAGCACGGTGCTGTTGGTGCATGCCAAGGGTGGTCCGCCGCTCGGCCATGTCCTGTCCCGGACGGCTGCGAGGGCGGACGTGCACCTGCTGGCGCTCAGCGCTCTTCCCCCTTCGGTCGCGGGCACCGCGCGGAGACTGTGCGCCTCGGTCACGACGCCGGACGACGCGAGCCGCCGCGATCTGGTGTCCCTGATCGTCTCGCACGCCCAGGAAGCGGGCGCGGACGCCGTGATCACCTTCTCCGAGTACGCGGTCGTCGCGGTCGCCGAGGCCTGCGAGAAGCTCGGGCTGCGGGGCGCGGGTCCCGCCGCCGCGCTCGCGCGCGACAAGCGGCTGATGCGCGGCGCATGGGAGCGGGCGGGGCTGCCGCAGCCCGCGTTCCGTTCCGTCGTCACGGAGGCAGACCTGCGTGCGGCGGTGGACTCCCTGTCGTGTCCGCTGCTGCTCAAGGCGGCCTGGAGCGCGGGGTCCACCGCCCACCAGATCATCGCCTCCCCCGACGAGGCGTCCGCCGCCTGGGCCCGCTCCCGCCAGGTCATGGCGGATTCGGCCCGGTTGGGATACGCGGAGCTGCATGTCGCCGAGGCGGACGCCGACTTCGTGGTCGAGGAGATCGTCACCGGCACGGCGGCGGACTGGTTCGACGAGCCCGGCTGGGGCGACTACCTCAGCGTCGAGGGCGTCGTGGCGGACGGCGTCTTCCACCCCGTCTGCCTCAGCGGCCGGATGCCCACCGTCGAGCCCTTCACCGAGCGCGCCGGCATCACCCCCGCCCCGCTCTCGCCGGACGCGCAGGACCGTGTCGTGGACCTCGCGCGCCGTGCCGTCGACGCGCTGGGGCTGCGCGACTGCGGAACGCACACGGAGATCAAGCTCGGTCCGGACGGCAGCATGTGGCTCATCGAGACCGCCGCCCGGTTCGGCGGCGCGATGACGGTGCCGCAGATCGAGGACGTCTTCGCACTGGACCTGGTGGGCATGCTCGTCGACCGCCTGCTGGGACGTCCGGTCGACTGGCCGGAGCAGGCCCTGGCACCGGAGCGGGCGCGGGGCGCCGCGGGCTCCCTCGTCGTCCTCGCGGTCGACGGCCGCGGCGAGGCCTGGCAGGACCGCAGGATCTGGGACTTCCCCGCGGTCGCGTCGGGCGTCCCGCTCAGCCCGGGCGGCGAGCTGTCGGTGGTGGCGGAGAGCTCCCTGCCCGACGGCAGCGTCGTGCCCGTCTACGATCCCGCCGCCGGCGCCAACACCATGGCGGCCCTGTGCCTGCTCTCCGCCGCCGACCCGCGCACCGTGCTGCGGGACTTCGAGACGCTGGTGGACGCCCTGCCGCGGGTGCTGCCCGCCGCGCGGCCCGAGGAGGTCTCCGCATGA
- a CDS encoding PAS domain S-box protein, whose translation MGDPSVRTLLEDIPVFPRAVGEPWRTGMDDGIAGPWRAGGPVDAGALARPGGSQRAPDRRERGAGLAAPPGPAVFADLVDLAPAAAFIRDRDGRYLWANHAYAHLYGTVPQELVGRYIEDFDTPAEADRFRALDQQILTRGTPVRHTLRYLRRDGTTGRAVGHRFPVREQSRTCVAGIYVDITDHLRATAQRQEAEENLSALRDHSGLPCALLSANGRVVEASVAAAELFHLGLTDLVGRRAHTLLAPEPRPELDRLHHRWNSLIARRTRRVETTAVLVDSLGLQRRAELHLTTIGHCAGRARHVWAVITHQSLAHEAHPPLTAAQIRILSLLAQGSSNSDIAASLNLSRQTLDYHLGRLRRLLGAATRPALVARAYVLGILAPHAWPPRSATAAHPLSTA comes from the coding sequence GTGGGCGATCCAAGCGTCAGGACACTGCTCGAGGACATTCCCGTGTTCCCGAGGGCCGTCGGGGAACCGTGGCGGACGGGGATGGACGACGGCATCGCCGGGCCCTGGCGGGCGGGCGGGCCGGTCGACGCCGGCGCTCTCGCCCGCCCGGGCGGCTCACAGCGCGCCCCGGACCGGCGGGAGCGCGGAGCGGGCCTCGCGGCGCCGCCGGGCCCCGCCGTCTTCGCGGATCTCGTGGACCTCGCTCCGGCCGCCGCCTTCATCCGGGACCGCGACGGGCGCTATCTGTGGGCCAACCACGCCTACGCGCACCTCTACGGCACCGTGCCGCAGGAACTGGTCGGCAGATACATCGAGGACTTCGACACCCCGGCCGAGGCCGACCGGTTCCGAGCCCTGGACCAGCAGATACTCACCCGGGGCACGCCCGTCCGCCACACTCTGCGCTATCTGCGCCGGGACGGCACCACGGGCCGCGCGGTCGGCCACCGCTTCCCGGTGCGGGAACAGTCCCGTACCTGCGTCGCCGGCATCTACGTGGACATCACCGACCACCTGCGGGCCACGGCGCAGCGCCAGGAGGCCGAGGAGAACCTCAGCGCCCTGCGGGACCACAGCGGGCTGCCCTGCGCCCTGCTGTCGGCGAACGGGCGGGTCGTCGAGGCGAGCGTGGCGGCCGCCGAACTCTTCCATCTCGGCCTGACCGACCTGGTGGGCCGCCGCGCCCACACGCTGCTGGCGCCCGAACCGCGGCCCGAGCTGGACCGGTTGCACCACCGCTGGAACAGTCTCATCGCCCGCCGCACCCGACGCGTCGAGACGACCGCCGTGCTGGTCGACAGCCTCGGCCTCCAGCGGCGGGCGGAGCTGCACCTGACGACTATCGGCCATTGTGCGGGCCGGGCCCGGCACGTCTGGGCGGTGATCACCCACCAGAGCCTCGCCCACGAGGCGCACCCGCCGCTCACCGCCGCGCAGATCCGCATCCTGTCGCTGCTGGCGCAGGGCAGCAGCAACAGCGACATAGCCGCCTCCCTGAACCTGTCGCGGCAGACGCTCGACTACCACCTCGGCCGCCTGCGGCGCCTGTTGGGCGCCGCGACCCGTCCGGCCCTGGTGGCCCGCGCCTACGTCCTCGGCATCCTCGCCCCCCATGCCTGGCCCCCGCGCTCGGCCACGGCGGCCCATCCCCTCAGCACCGCGTGA